A window of Acinonyx jubatus isolate Ajub_Pintada_27869175 chromosome E4, VMU_Ajub_asm_v1.0, whole genome shotgun sequence contains these coding sequences:
- the LOC106987126 gene encoding olfactory receptor 10X1-like, whose protein sequence is MKANQTVLKEFILVGFSSYPHVRTFLFVLFFGLYLLTLTGNLAILGLTWADRSLHTPMYLFLRALSFSETCYTLTIIPKMLADLLTEKRSISVLGCGLQMCFFLGLGGTNCIILTLMGYDRFLAICHPLRYPLLMTNVVCGQLVVSAWAGGFLISVTETALIFGGSFCTPNLIHHFFCHMRAVVRLSCLDSDLTELVVTMISVSGLTGTFLLIVTTYVFILSTVFRIPSAEGKQKAFSTCASHLTVVIVHFGFAAIVYLKPEGSGGDDTLIAVPYTVITPFLSPLIFSLRNRDVKNAFRKLLAKRSFWNT, encoded by the coding sequence ATGAAGGCCAACCAGACAGTCCTGAAAGAATTCATTCTTGTGGGCTTCTCCTCGTACCCACACGTGCGGACATTCCTCTTTGTGCTCTTTTTTGGCCTCTACCTTCTCACCCTCACAGGTAACCTGGCCATCCTGGGTCTAACTTGGGCGGACAGATCTCTCCACACCCCTATGTACCTCTTCCTCCGTGCCCTCTCTTTCTCCGAGACCTGCTACACGCTGACCATCATCCCCAAGATGCTGGCAGACCTGCTCACTGAGAAGAGAAGCATTTCAGTCCTGGGGTGTGGCTTGCAGATGTGTTTCTTCCTGGGACTTGGTGGCACCAACTGCATCATCCTCACGCTGATGGGATACGATCGCTTTCTGGCCATCTGCCACCCTCTCCGATACCCACTGCTGATGACCAATGTGGTGTGTGGGCAGCTGGTGGTCTCTGCTTGGGCCGGAGGCTTCCTTATCTCTGTGACAGAGACTGCACTGATATTCGGGGGCTCGTTCTGCACCCCCAACCTCATCCACCATTTCTTCTGCCACATGCGGGCCGTGGTGAGGCTGTCCTGTCTAGACAGCGACCTCACCGAACTCGTTGTAACAATGATCTCGGTGTCAGGCTTGACGGGCACCTTCCTGCTCATCGTCACCACTTACGTTTTCATTCTGTCCACTGTCTTCAGGATCCCTTCAGCCGAGGGCAAGCAGAAGGCCTTTTCTACCTGCGCCTCTCATCTCACTGTGGTCATCGTCCACTTTGGCTTCGCGGCTATTGTCTATCTGAAGCCAGAAGGCTCGGGAGGGGATGACACACTCATCGCTGTCCCTTACACCGTCATCACCCCTTTCCTCAGCCCCCTCATTTTCAGCCTCAGGAATAGAGACGTGAAGAATGCGTTCAGGAAGCTGCTGGCAAAGAGGAGTTTCTGGAATACGTGA
- the LOC106987127 gene encoding olfactory receptor 10X1-like, whose amino-acid sequence MKANQTVLKEFILVGFSSYPHVQTFLFVLFFGLYLLTLTGNLAILGLTWADRSLHTPMYLFLRALSFSETCYTLTIIPKMLADLLTEKRSISVPGCGLQMYFFLGLGGTHCIILTLMGYDRFLAICHPLRYPLLMTNVVCGQLVVSAWAGGFLISVTETALIFGGSFCTPNLIHHFFCHMRAVVRLSCLDSDLTELIVTMVSVSALTGTFLLIIITYVFILSTVFRIPSAEGKQKAFSTCASHLTVVIVHFGFAAIVYLKPEGSGGDDTLIAVPYTVITPFLSPLIFSLRNRDMKNAFRKLLAKRSFWNT is encoded by the coding sequence ATGAAGGCCAACCAGACAGTCCTGAAAGAATTCATTCTTGTGGGCTTCTCCTCGTACCCACACGTGCAGACATTCCTCTTCGTGCTCTTTTTTGGCCTCTACCTTCTCACCCTCACAGGTAACCTGGCCATCCTGGGTCTAACTTGGGCGGACAGATCTCTCCACACCCCTATGTACCTCTTCCTCCGTGCCCTCTCTTTCTCCGAGACCTGCTACACGCTGACCATCATCCCCAAGATGCTGGCAGACCTGCTCACTGAGAAGAGAAGCATTTCAGTCCCGGGGTGTGGCTTGCAGATGTATTTCTTCCTGGGACTTGGTGGCACTCATTGCATCATCCTCACACTGATGGGATACGATCGCTTTCTGGCCATCTGCCACCCTCTCCGATACCCACTGCTGATGACCAATGTGGTGTGTGGGCAGCTGGTGGTCTCTGCTTGGGCCGGAGGCTTCCTTATCTCTGTGACAGAGACTGCACTGATATTCGGGGGCTCGTTCTGCACCCCCAACCTCATCCACCATTTCTTCTGCCACATGAGGGCCGTGGTGAGGCTGTCCTGTCTAGACAGCGACCTCACCGAACTCATTGTAACAATGGTCTCAGTGTCAGCCTTGACGGGCACCTTTCTGCTCATTATCATCACTTATGTTTTCATTCTGTCCACTGTCTTCAGGATCCCTTCAGCCGAGGGCAAGCAGAAGGCCTTTTCTACCTGCGCCTCTCATCTCACTGTGGTCATCGTCCACTTTGGCTTCGCGGCTATTGTCTATCTGAAGCCAGAAGGCTCGGGAGGAGATGACACACTCATCGCTGTCCCTTACACCGTCATCACCCCTTTCCTCAGCCCCCTCATTTTCAGCCTCAGGAATAGAGACATGAAGAATGCGTTCAGAAAGCTGCTGGCAAAGAGGAGTTTCTGGAATACGTAA